A genomic stretch from Peromyscus eremicus chromosome 6, PerEre_H2_v1, whole genome shotgun sequence includes:
- the Slitrk3 gene encoding SLIT and NTRK-like protein 3, whose product MMKPSIAEMLHRGRMLWIILLSTIALGWTTPIPLIEDSEEIDEPCFDPCYCEVKESLFHIHCDSKGFTNISQITEFWSRPFKLYLQRNSMRKLYTNSFLHLNNAVSINLGNNALQDIQTGAFNGLKILKRLYLHENKLDVFRNDTFLGLESLEYLQADYNVIKRIESGAFRNLSKLRVLILNDNLIPVLPTNLFKAVSLTHLDLRGNRLKVLFYRGMLDHIGRSLMELQLEENPWNCTCEIVQLKSWLERIPYTALVGDITCETPFHFHGKDLREIKKTELCPLLSDSEVEASLGIPHLPSSKENAWPTKPSSMLSSVHFTASSVEYKSSNKQPKPTKQPRTPRPPSTSQALYPGPNQPPIAPYQTRPPIPIICPTGCTCNLHINDLGLTVNCKERGFNNISELLPRPLNAKKLYLSSNLIQKIYRSDFWNFSSLDLLHLGNNRISYVQDGAFINLPNLKSLFLNGNDIEKLTPGMFRGLQSLHYLYFEFNVIREIQPAAFSLMPNLKLLFLNNNLLRTLPTDAFAGTSLARLNLRKNYFLYLPVAGVLEHLNAIVQIDLNENPWDCTCDLVPFKQWIETISSVSVVGDVLCRTPENLTHRDVRTIELEVLCPEMLHVAPPGPSPPQPGDYDPNGGPTSASPYEFSPPGGPVPLSVLILSLLVLFFSAVFVAAGLFAYVLRRRRKKLPFRSKRQEGVDLTGIQMQCHRLFEDSGGSGGGSGGGGRPTLSSPEKAPPVGHVYEYIPHPVTQMCNNPIYKPREEEEVAASAAQEPGAAERGCPGTQPPGMGEVLLGSEQFAETPKENHSNYRTLLEKEKEWALAVSNSQLNTIVTVNHHHPPPHHSTVGGVSGVGGGTGGDLAGFRHHEKNGGVVLFPPGGGCGGGSMLLDRERPQPAPCTVGFVDCLYGTVPKLKELHVHPPGMQYPDLQQDARLKETLLFSSGKGFTDHQTPKSDYLDLRAKLQTKPDYLEVLEKTAYRF is encoded by the coding sequence ATGATGAAGCCGTCCATAGCTGAGATGCTTCACAGAGGGAGGATGCTGTGGATAATTCTTCTAAGCACAATCGCTCTAGGATGGACTACCCCAATCCCCCTGATTGAGGACTCAGAGGAAATAGATGAGCCCTGTTTTGATCCATGCTACTGCGAAGTTAAAGAAAGCCTTTTCCACATACATTGTGACAGCAAAGGATTTACAAACATTAGTCAGATTACTGAGTTCTGGTCAAGACCTTTTAAACTGTATCTTCAGAGGAATTCAATGAGAAAATTGTACACCAatagttttcttcatttaaataatGCTGTGTCCATTAACCTTGGGAACAATGCATTACAGGACATTCAAACTGGCGCTTTCAATGGTCTTAAGATCTTAAAGAGACTATATCTCCATGAGAACAAACTAGATGTCTTCAGAAATGACACCTTCCTTGGCTTAGAAAGTCTGGAATACCTGCAGGCAGATTACAATGTCATTAAACGTATAGAGAGTGGGGCATTTCGGAACCTAAGTAAATTGAGGGTTCTAATCTTAAATGATAATCTCATTCCTGTACTTCCAACCAATTTATTTAAGGCTGTTTCTTTAACCCATCTGGACCTCCGTGGAAACAGGTTAAAGGTTCTCTTCTACCGTGGAATGCTAGATCACATTGGCAGAAGCCTGATGGAGCTCCAGCTGGAAGAGAACCCTTGGAACTGCACCTGTGAGATTGTGCAGCTGAAGAGTTGGCTGGAGCGAATTCCTTACACAGCCCTGGTGGGGGACATCACCTGTGAGACACCTTTCCATTTCCATGGGAAGGATCTTCGtgaaatcaagaaaacagaaCTCTGTCCATTGTTATCTGATTCTGAGGTGGAGGCCAGTTTGGGGATTCCCCACTTACCATCAAGCAAGGAGAATGCCTGGCCAACTAAACCTTCCTCTATGTTGTCCTCTGTCCATTTTACAGCTTCTTCTGTTGAATATAAGTCCTCCAATAAGCAGccaaagcccaccaaacagcCCCGAACACCCAGACCACCATCTACATCCCAGGCTCTGTACCCTGGTCCAAATCAACCTCCCATTGCCCCCTATCAGACCAGACCACCTATTCCCATTATATGTCCTACTGGGTGTACATGTAATTTGCATATCAATGACCTTGGCTTGACTGTCAACTGCAAAGAACGAGGATTTAACAAcatctctgaactcctcccaagaCCCTTGAATGCTAAGAAGCTCTACCTGAGCAGCAATCTGATTCAGAAGATATACCGCTCTGAtttttggaatttttcttctttggatCTCTTGCACCTGGGGAACAATCGCATTTCTTATGTCCAGGATGGAGCTTTCATCAACCTGCCCAACCTGAAGAGTCTCTTTCTCAACGGCAATGACATAGAAAAGCTGACACCAGGTATGTTCCGAGGTTTACAGAGTTTGCACTACTTGTACTTCGAATTCAATGTCATCCGGGAAATCCAACCTGCAGCCTTCAGCCTCATGCCCAACTTGAAGCTGTTATTTCTCAACAATAACTTGCTGAGGACCCTGCCAACTGATGCCTTTGCAGGTACATCCCTGGCTCGGCTCAACTTGAGGAAGAACTACTTCCTCTACCTGCCAGTAGCTGGCGTCCTTGAACATTTGAATGCCATCGTGCAGATAGATCTCAATGAGAATCCTTGGGACTGCACTTGTGACCTGGTCCCCTTTAAACAGTGGATCGAAACCATCAGCTCAGTCAGCGTGGTAGGTGATGTACTCTGTAGGACCCCCGAGAATCTCACCCACCGTGATGTACGCACTATTGAGCTGGAAGTTTTATGCCCAGAGATGCTGCATGTTGCACCACCTGGACCATCGCCACCGCAGCCTGGAGATTATGACCCCAACGGAGGACCAACAAGTGCATCACCATATGAGTTCTCTCCTCCCGGGGGCCCTGTGCCACTTTCTGTGTTGATTCTCAGCCTGCTGGTTCTGTTCTTCTCAGCTGTCTTTGTTGCAGCAGGCCTCTTTGCCTATGTGCTCCGTCGGCGGAGGAAGAAGCTGCCCTTTAGAAGCAAGCGGCAAGAAGGTGTGGACCTTACAGGAATCCAGATGCAATGTCACCGTCTGTTTGAAGATAgtgggggcagtggtggtgggagTGGAGGTGGAGGTCGACCAACTCTGTCCTCTCCAGAGAAAGCCCCTCCCGTGGGTCACGTGTATGAGTACATCCCGCACCCAGTTACCCAGATGTGTAACAACCCCATCTACAAGCCTcgagaggaggaagaagtggccgCCTCAGCAGCCCAGGAACCAGGAGCTGCAGAACGTGGATGTCCTGGGACACAGCCACCAGGAATGGGTGAGGTGCTCTTAGGAAGTGAGCAGTTTGCAGAAACACCCAAGGAGAACCACAGCAACTACCGGACCTTGCTGGAAAAAGAGAAGGAGTGGGCCCTGGCGGTTTCCAACTCCCAACTTAACACCATAGTGACGGTGAACCATCACCACCCTCCCCCTCACCACTCAACAGTTGGTGGGGTTTCAGGGGTAGGTGGAGGGACTGGGGGAGACTTGGCTGGGTTCCGCCACCACGAGAAGAATGGTGGGGTGGTGCTGTTTCCCCCTGGGGGAGGTTGTGGTGGTGGCAGTATGCTGCTAGACCGTGAGAGGCCACAGCCTGCTCCATGCACAGTGGGATTTGTGGACTGTCTCTATGGCACAGTGCCCAAATTAAAGGAACTACATGTCCACCCCCCTGGCATGCAATATCCAGACTTACAGCAGGACGCCAGGCTCAAAGAAACCCTTCTCTTCTCATCTGGAAAGGGCTTCACAGACCACCAAACCCCCAAAAGTGATTACCTCGACTTAAGGGCCAAACTTCAAACTAAGCCGGATTACCTCGAAGTTCTGGAGAAGACAGCATACAGGTTCtaa